Genomic DNA from Verrucomicrobiia bacterium:
CAAGTCTTCCGCGATGCTCTTGACGATCATCCCCAGCTTGCGCGCTGTGGGATTGCCGTTTCGATTCAGCATTCGGTGCAGTGTTTTTTCGCCCAGTCCGGTCTGCCGGGCCAGTTCTTTGAACGTAATTTCGGCATGGACTAGGTCGCGAAGCATGGAAAGTCCTTCGGCGGTTTCGCCTTCAAGGAATGCGCCCACAGCTTCGGCGTAGAGCGCCCGCGCAAATTTGCGGTCGCATTTGATCCGCGCCACGACGGTTTCTTTGTAATCTCGTGTCAGTGCCATTTTATGCTCTCGTCTGTTTGTATCGTTTCCATCGTTCCAAAGCGGCGGCGATGTCGGCGTCCTGCCGCCGTTTGCCTCCGCCGCCCAGCAGGATGATGACCGTCCGGCCTTCGCGCCCGTAATACACGCGGTAGGGGTTTCTTGGGTTGACTGGCCCGGACCGCCGTTTTCCCCAGTAAAAGCGGTGTTTAATGTGGGCAGCGGTCCTGCATCCAGAACACATCCACATTATTGGGGCTGGCTACGTTCAGTTGCAGAGCGGGCCCCAGCGGAGGCATGGTGCGGCCATCGCGCCACTTGTGAATCTCCGAATGCCCATCCGCAAAGGCAAAACCGGCGGCCCCGTTATGGTAGCTGGCAGGGTAATCCACAATCTTGGTTGAACCCGGATTGGGGTAGCCGTCCATCTCGATCACATAATAGCCGTCATTGATGCTGTCTTTGCGTTCGTCAAGCAGCACGATGGTCATGGACGGCCCGGGAAACCCGATCTCAGAAAGCTTGCGCGCGACGTGCGAGCCCGGCGCATTCAAGCCCCAATATCCCTTATACAGAGTCTGCGGGCTGTCCCCATTGCCCCCAACCCAGTTGCTCATCGAAACGCTCCGGCGCGGCACAGCGTTGCCCTGCGGGTCGATGCCACGCGAGGTATCCGCCGGGCAATGAAAAATGCCCACCGACGTGCAATACGGCCAGAGGACCCCTTTCATGATCGTGTTAGTATAATTCCAATTGTCGTTAAACTTTGGATTCGTATCGTCCAGGATACCCTGCACCCAGACAAAAGCGGAATTCGGGCGGGCAACGGAGTAGCCGAACGGAAGCTCATCGCGATTGTCTGTGGCGTACATGTGCCAGGCCAGCAGAAGTTGCTTGGTATTGTTCGCGCAAGCAGTGCCTTGGGCGCGGACTTTGGCCCGGGCCAGCGCCGGCAGCAACATAGCCGCCAGGATGGCGATGATGGCTATCACCACCAGCAGTTCGATAAGCGTAAAACCATTGCGCCAAACGCGAGTGGGATACGATGGGGCCTTCATAAAGCTGACTATTCGCCCATCGCCTACCCGAGTCAAGCCCGTTTCTCTGGAACTCGGAACTCGTTACCCTCGAACCAGCTCCTTCTTCGCGGCGCCCGCGATAAACCGCCGCCGCTCTTCGGTGAGCATCGAGCCGAAATTGAGCGGCTTCAATGTGGTGTTGATTACGATTTGGGCCGCTCGCCGGGAAACCCCACGGCTATCACGCCATCCTTTGTCCTCAATGCGGACATCCTTCACATCAGAAGTGGAAAACCGCTTGCGAAAGCCACAAGGACCCTCTCCCCTTCCGAAGGGAGGGACTCCTCCCAATACTGAGTACTTTGCCATTGGAACACGCGCCTGATTCGAGTAATTCATAACCATGCGTGAGCGGTTTTACTCCATCTACTCACACGGCTTTATCCGGGCTGCAGTGTGCATCCCTTCGTTGCGGGTGGCCGATCCGGCATTTAATGCCCAACGCACCCTCGAACTGGCCAAGCTGGCTGATAAAGCCAATGTGGCGGTGGCCCTCTTTCCCGAGTTGGGCATTTCGGCTTACTCGAATGAGGACCTGTTCCACCAGGACGCCTTGCTCGAAGCGACCCGCGACGCCCTGGCCTGGCTCATTAAAGAAAGCAAGACCCTGAGCCCCGTTTTGCTGGTCGGCGCCCCGCTGCAATTTGAGGCCAAACTCTTCAATTGCGCAGTGGTCATTTACCGCGGCGGCGTGCTGGGTATTGCCCCTAAAACCTACCTGCCCAATTATCGCGAGTTTTACGAAAAGCGGCAGTTCACCTCTGGACGCGACAGCCTGGGGCGCGAGGTCGATTTCCTTGGCTACCGCGTGCCCTTTGGGAACGACCTTGTATTTGATGCGCAGAATGTCCCTGGCTTCAAACTTCACATCGAAATCTGCGAGGATGTCTGGACGCCAATCCCCCCAAGCACCTACGCCGCCCTGGCCGGCGCCACGGTCCTGGCCAATCTCTCGGCCAGCAATATCACCATCGGCAAGGCGGAATATCGCCACCGCCTTTGCGCCTCGCAATCGGGCAAATGCATCGCTGCCTATTTGTATTCGGCAGCAGGCCCTGGGGAATCAACAACCGACCTGGCCTGGGACGGCCACGCGCTGATCTACGAGAACAGCGACCTGCTGGCCGAATCCGAGCGCTTCGCCGATCACGAGCAAATGATCACCGCAGACATTGACCTCGAACTGCTGGTCCAGGACCGGATGCGCATGAGCAGCTTCAACGATTCCATTCGCGATGCCCGCCCCAGGATCGAGGCCATTCGCCGCGTCCCATTCCAGTTTCAGGTGCCCCAGGGAGACGTTGCCTTGCAGCGCAAAATCGCCCGCTTCCCCTATGTCCCCAGCGACCCGCGCGAACGGGACCAGCGCTGTTACGAGGCCTATAACATTCAAGTCCATGGCTTGCTCAAGCGCCTTTCCTGCACCGGAACCAAACGGGTGGTGATCGGCATCTCCGGCGGGCTCGATTCCACTCAAGCGCTGATTGTGGCCGCCAAGGCGGTTGACCGCAGCGGCCTGCCGCGAAAGAACATCCTGGCCTACACCATGCCGGGTTTCGCCACCAGCACCCAAACGCTCACCAATGCCCGCAACCTCATGAACGCCCTGGGCGTCACTGCCGGTGAAATCGACATCAAACCCGCCTGCACCCAGATGTTCCGCGATATCAATCATCCCTTCTCGCGCGGCCAACCCGTCTATGACGTGACCTTCGAGAACGTCCAGGCCGGCGAACGCACCTCGCACCTTTTCCGGCTGGCCAACCTCCACCAGGCTATCGTCCTGGGCACCGGCGATTTGAGCGAGCTGGCCCTCGGCTGGATGACCTACGGCGTCGGTGACCATATGTCCCATTACAACGTCAATGTCTCGGTCTCAAAAACCCTCATCCAGTATCTCATTCGCTGGGTCATCTCTTCGGGCCAATTCGATCAGGGAACCAACTCCACGCTCCAAGCCATCGTCGAAACGGAGATTTCGCCCGAACTGGTTCCGCACGCCGATGGCGATTCCACACGCCCGGCGCAGAAAACCTCCGCGACGGTCGGTCCCTACGAACTGCAGGATTTCAATCTGTATTTTGTCACCCGATACGGTTTTCGCCCCAGCAAAGTGGCCTTTCTGGCCCTCCATGCCTGGGGCAACAAAACGCGCGGGGATTGGCCTGATTTGTTGCCGGCGGACAAGCGTTTTGCATACGACCTGCCGGAAATAAAGAAGTGGCTCGAAGTGTTTTTGTACCGGTTTTTTAAGATCAGCCAGTTCAAACGTTCGGCCCTGCCTAACGGACCCAAGGTCGGCTCCGGCGGCTCGCTCTCCCCCCGAGGCGACTGGCGCGCCCCCAGCGATTCCGAAGCCGAAGTGTGGCTGAAGGAACTGCGCGAAAATGTCCCCTAACCCGACCGCATTATGCGCTTAAGTCCGCGCCAAGCGTCTTGGACTGCGCCAGTCCTCGGGCTTCCATGAACCCGAGCATCGCCCGCCGGCTGATTGTCAATGCAGACGATTTTGGCCGCTCGGAATCGATCAACCAGGCAATTGTTCGCGCCCATCGCCAAGGCATCCTCACCACCACCAGCCTCATGGTCAATGAATCGGCCGCTGACCAGGCAGTGGCCCTCGCGCGCGACAATCCGCGCCTGGGTGTGGGCCTTCACCTCACTTTTCTTTGTGGCCATTCAGCCCTGCTTCAGGGCCAAATCCCGGGCCTCGTCAACCTGCGCCAGGAATTTACGGACAATCCCACCGCTGCCGGGTTCCGCTACTTTTTTACGCCCGGACTCAGAGCACAATTGCGCGCCGAGATTCATGCGCAATTCGCGAAATTCCACGCCACAGGTCTCCCGCTCGATCATGTCAACGGCCATTTGCATCTGCACCTGCACCCGGCCATTTTCCGTATCTTGATGCAGGACGCGCCCCAACTCCGATTCCAGCGGGTCCGGCTGACCTTCGATCCGTTCTGGCTCAATTTGCGGCTGGCTTCCGGTTACCTGGCCTATCGCACCCTCCACGCAGCCATCTTCCATTGCCTTTCCGCC
This window encodes:
- a CDS encoding prepilin-type N-terminal cleavage/methylation domain-containing protein; this encodes MKAPSYPTRVWRNGFTLIELLVVIAIIAILAAMLLPALARAKVRAQGTACANNTKQLLLAWHMYATDNRDELPFGYSVARPNSAFVWVQGILDDTNPKFNDNWNYTNTIMKGVLWPYCTSVGIFHCPADTSRGIDPQGNAVPRRSVSMSNWVGGNGDSPQTLYKGYWGLNAPGSHVARKLSEIGFPGPSMTIVLLDERKDSINDGYYVIEMDGYPNPGSTKIVDYPASYHNGAAGFAFADGHSEIHKWRDGRTMPPLGPALQLNVASPNNVDVFWMQDRCPH
- a CDS encoding NAD(+) synthase, translated to MRERFYSIYSHGFIRAAVCIPSLRVADPAFNAQRTLELAKLADKANVAVALFPELGISAYSNEDLFHQDALLEATRDALAWLIKESKTLSPVLLVGAPLQFEAKLFNCAVVIYRGGVLGIAPKTYLPNYREFYEKRQFTSGRDSLGREVDFLGYRVPFGNDLVFDAQNVPGFKLHIEICEDVWTPIPPSTYAALAGATVLANLSASNITIGKAEYRHRLCASQSGKCIAAYLYSAAGPGESTTDLAWDGHALIYENSDLLAESERFADHEQMITADIDLELLVQDRMRMSSFNDSIRDARPRIEAIRRVPFQFQVPQGDVALQRKIARFPYVPSDPRERDQRCYEAYNIQVHGLLKRLSCTGTKRVVIGISGGLDSTQALIVAAKAVDRSGLPRKNILAYTMPGFATSTQTLTNARNLMNALGVTAGEIDIKPACTQMFRDINHPFSRGQPVYDVTFENVQAGERTSHLFRLANLHQAIVLGTGDLSELALGWMTYGVGDHMSHYNVNVSVSKTLIQYLIRWVISSGQFDQGTNSTLQAIVETEISPELVPHADGDSTRPAQKTSATVGPYELQDFNLYFVTRYGFRPSKVAFLALHAWGNKTRGDWPDLLPADKRFAYDLPEIKKWLEVFLYRFFKISQFKRSALPNGPKVGSGGSLSPRGDWRAPSDSEAEVWLKELRENVP
- a CDS encoding transcriptional regulator; its protein translation is MALTRDYKETVVARIKCDRKFARALYAEAVGAFLEGETAEGLSMLRDLVHAEITFKELARQTGLGEKTLHRMLNRNGNPTARKLGMIVKSIAEDLGIKPRVEAAACR
- the hpnK gene encoding hopanoid biosynthesis-associated protein HpnK — protein: MNPSIARRLIVNADDFGRSESINQAIVRAHRQGILTTTSLMVNESAADQAVALARDNPRLGVGLHLTFLCGHSALLQGQIPGLVNLRQEFTDNPTAAGFRYFFTPGLRAQLRAEIHAQFAKFHATGLPLDHVNGHLHLHLHPAIFRILMQDAPQLRFQRVRLTFDPFWLNLRLASGYLAYRTLHAAIFHCLSARSRPVLHRAGFRHTQAVFGLLQNARVDERYVMRLLPRLPPGDSELYSHPSLDEFSHEFDALISPRVQDEVKRLGIQLIRYQDL